A region from the bacterium genome encodes:
- a CDS encoding ROK family protein, with protein TGAKGGGAELGHYCIDPNGPPCNCGSNGCLEVYTGRDGIIRRGAEKHPGRANWTPLDWSNAADKGDFDALQLWHETGVYLGLALTAYVNIFHPERIILAGGIAQAGEKLFQPIRETVFHRAFRGLADGLTIVPAAIGEWAGAVGAAILAEREHKTVVTRN; from the coding sequence AACTGGTGCCAAAGGCGGCGGCGCGGAATTGGGACACTATTGTATCGATCCCAACGGACCGCCCTGCAATTGCGGTTCCAATGGCTGTTTGGAAGTTTATACCGGGCGCGATGGGATTATTCGCCGTGGGGCTGAGAAACATCCCGGTCGAGCAAACTGGACACCCCTCGACTGGTCGAATGCTGCCGACAAAGGCGATTTCGATGCATTACAACTTTGGCACGAAACCGGGGTATATTTAGGTCTTGCATTGACCGCGTATGTGAATATCTTTCATCCGGAAAGAATAATCTTAGCGGGTGGAATCGCCCAAGCTGGTGAGAAGTTGTTCCAACCGATCCGGGAAACGGTCTTCCACCGGGCATTCCGCGGATTAGCTGACGGTTTGACAATCGTTCCCGCGGCAATTGGCGAATGGGCTGGTGCGGTCGGTGCGGCAATCCTCGCCGAGCGGGAACATAAAACAGTAGTTACGCGTAATTAA
- a CDS encoding tetratricopeptide repeat protein, whose amino-acid sequence MKNLRSIWMFAAIVMLIGCGGVKANEDELFNTAKQFQEQGKQTDAVAKYEELVKIHPSGKRAPNAQFMIGFLYANELKQLDKAKTAYEKFLKDYSAVSDSGIIKSAQWELEHLGKDINDIEELKKLAPTDTTSSAPAGK is encoded by the coding sequence ATGAAGAACCTGCGTTCTATCTGGATGTTTGCAGCGATTGTTATGCTGATTGGTTGTGGTGGTGTGAAAGCGAATGAAGATGAGTTATTCAATACAGCTAAGCAGTTTCAGGAACAGGGAAAACAAACGGATGCCGTAGCGAAGTACGAAGAGTTGGTGAAAATTCATCCTTCCGGAAAGCGCGCTCCTAACGCCCAGTTTATGATTGGATTCCTCTATGCCAACGAGTTAAAACAACTCGATAAAGCGAAAACTGCTTATGAGAAATTCTTGAAAGACTACTCCGCGGTGAGTGACTCCGGGATTATCAAGTCGGCACAATGGGAACTGGAACACCTGGGCAAGGATATCAACGATATCGAGGAACTCAAGAAACTCGCGCCCACCGACACCACAAGTTCTGCCCCTGCCGGTAAGTAA
- a CDS encoding AAA family ATPase translates to MHTDIRAINELIQRESGGLERIRRALGEVIVGQSTLVDRMLIALLCDGHLLLEGVPGLAKTLAAKTLAAAVKARFQRIQFTPDLLPADVTGTLIFDSKDQRFVTRKGPIFTNFMLADEINRAPAKVQSALLEAMQERQVTIGDETYPLPQPFLVIATQNPLEQEGTYPLPEAQLDRFLMKVVLTYPTREEEKIILRDQMRILSTHIEPVITTDELIKVRDACNHIYTDEKIENYVLDIVIATRDPMAAGIKELEGMIRYGASPRASIYLVACARAHAFLQKRGYVLPEDVRAIGVDVLRHRIGLSYEAEAQEWTPDKVVRTLFDRIIVP, encoded by the coding sequence ATGCACACTGATATTCGAGCAATCAACGAATTGATTCAACGGGAATCCGGCGGATTGGAGCGTATTCGCCGGGCGTTAGGTGAAGTAATAGTCGGGCAATCGACTTTGGTCGATCGAATGCTTATTGCTTTGTTATGCGATGGGCATTTGTTATTGGAAGGTGTCCCCGGATTGGCGAAAACGTTGGCGGCAAAAACCCTTGCCGCGGCAGTAAAAGCTCGTTTCCAACGGATTCAATTCACTCCCGACCTGTTGCCGGCAGACGTAACCGGTACTTTAATCTTTGACAGCAAAGATCAACGGTTCGTAACCCGTAAAGGTCCGATTTTTACAAACTTTATGCTGGCAGACGAAATCAATCGCGCTCCGGCAAAAGTTCAATCGGCGTTGCTGGAAGCGATGCAGGAACGTCAAGTCACCATTGGGGATGAGACCTATCCCTTACCTCAACCATTCTTAGTGATAGCGACGCAGAACCCCTTGGAGCAGGAAGGAACGTACCCCTTACCTGAAGCGCAGCTCGACCGGTTCTTGATGAAAGTTGTCCTCACCTATCCGACCCGGGAAGAGGAAAAGATAATTCTGCGCGACCAAATGCGTATCCTTTCTACCCACATCGAACCGGTTATTACCACCGATGAATTGATAAAGGTTCGAGATGCTTGTAATCACATCTACACGGACGAAAAAATAGAGAATTACGTCCTCGATATCGTGATTGCAACCCGCGATCCCATGGCTGCCGGCATCAAAGAATTGGAAGGAATGATTCGCTACGGGGCGTCCCCGCGTGCATCGATCTATTTGGTGGCTTGCGCACGTGCCCATGCCTTCCTGCAAAAGCGCGGTTATGTGTTACCGGAAGATGTCCGTGCCATTGGTGTGGACGTCTTGCGCCACCGTATCGGTCTGAGCTACGAAGCCGAGGCACAGGAATGGACACCGGATAAAGTGGTTAGAACCTTGTTTGACCGGATTATCGTACCGTGA